The proteins below come from a single Chryseobacterium bernardetii genomic window:
- a CDS encoding cysteine desulfurase: MFDIQEIRSQFSILDREVNGKPLVYLDNAATSQKPNSVLDVCHAYYTELNANVHRGIHTLSQLATEEMELSRRKIQKFINAEHDFEVIFTKGTTEGLNLISYILTQKLQKDDEIIISYLEHHSNIVPWQLLCERTGAKLRVIPIDENGVLQLDYFDNFLSEKTKVVSVNQVSNALGIVNPIEEIIARTRKNTDAYVVIDGAQSAPHFNIDVQKLDCDFFVFSGHKMYAPMGTGILYGKREILEALPPFHGGGEMIATCSFEGTTYAGLPFKYEAGTPNVGGNIALGAAVDFMNRVGHENIQNHENALLEYAQRHLLEIEGLKVYGEKAKRTGVVSFNLEGIGISSDVGMILDKMGIAVRTGHHCTQPIMEFFNIAGTVRASFAVYNTFEEIDLLVEGVKKAQRMLS; the protein is encoded by the coding sequence ATGTTTGACATTCAGGAAATAAGAAGCCAGTTTTCTATATTGGACAGAGAAGTGAATGGTAAACCGTTGGTTTATCTGGATAATGCAGCTACATCTCAAAAGCCAAATTCGGTTTTGGACGTCTGTCACGCATATTATACGGAGCTTAATGCCAATGTTCACAGAGGAATCCATACATTAAGCCAACTCGCAACAGAAGAAATGGAACTTTCCAGAAGGAAGATCCAGAAGTTCATTAATGCAGAACATGATTTCGAAGTTATATTTACAAAAGGAACAACGGAAGGATTGAACCTTATCTCTTATATTTTAACGCAAAAATTGCAAAAAGACGATGAGATTATTATTTCTTACCTGGAGCATCACTCCAATATTGTTCCATGGCAGTTGCTTTGTGAAAGAACCGGGGCAAAACTTCGTGTGATTCCTATTGACGAAAACGGAGTTCTTCAGTTAGATTATTTTGATAATTTTTTAAGTGAAAAAACAAAGGTAGTTTCTGTTAATCAGGTTTCCAATGCATTGGGAATTGTAAACCCTATTGAGGAAATCATTGCCAGAACAAGAAAGAATACGGATGCTTATGTTGTTATTGATGGAGCACAGTCTGCCCCTCACTTCAATATTGATGTTCAGAAACTGGATTGCGATTTCTTTGTATTCTCGGGACATAAAATGTATGCTCCTATGGGAACGGGAATTTTATACGGAAAGCGTGAGATATTGGAAGCTTTACCGCCATTCCATGGAGGTGGAGAGATGATTGCAACATGTTCTTTTGAAGGGACAACCTACGCAGGGTTGCCATTTAAATATGAAGCCGGAACGCCCAATGTAGGCGGTAATATTGCTCTGGGAGCAGCTGTTGATTTTATGAACAGGGTAGGGCATGAGAATATTCAGAACCATGAAAATGCTTTATTGGAATATGCTCAAAGACATCTTTTAGAAATTGAAGGTCTGAAAGTATATGGTGAAAAAGCGAAGAGAACAGGAGTTGTTTCCTTTAATCTGGAAGGAATAGGGATTTCTTCCGACGTAGGAATGATCCTGGATAAAATGGGTATTGCTGTAAGAACCGGACATCACTGTACGCAGCCTATCATGGAGTTCTTTAACATTGCCGGTACGGTAAGAGCCAGCTTTGCTGTTTACAATACCTTTGAAGAAATTGATCTTTTAGTGGAAGGCGTTAAAAAAGCCCAGAGAATGCTGAGTTAA
- a CDS encoding ribose-phosphate pyrophosphokinase has translation MADQLSYLFCTRTSRDLAEKIAQSYGKELGKINFQEFSDGEFEPVLDESVRGGRVFLIGSTFPPADNLLELLLMIDAAKRASAKSITVVIPYFGLARQDRKDKPRAPIGAKLVANLLTAAGATRVMTMDLHADQIQGFFEIPVDHLYASTIFVDYIKSLNLDNLTIASPDMGGAKRAKNYAGHLGAEVVIAYKERKKANVVEEMFLIGDVTGKNVILIDDMIDTAGTLCKAADILIEKGAKTVRAMATHGVLSGKAYENIENSKILEVIVTDSIPVKNNLSSKIKVLSCAPLFADVMTMVHEHKSISSKFVI, from the coding sequence ATGGCCGATCAGTTAAGTTATCTATTTTGTACAAGAACCAGCAGGGACTTGGCAGAGAAAATTGCCCAGAGTTATGGGAAAGAATTAGGAAAAATCAACTTTCAGGAGTTCAGCGACGGGGAATTTGAGCCTGTTTTGGACGAATCTGTAAGAGGTGGAAGAGTTTTCCTAATCGGATCTACATTCCCGCCTGCAGACAATCTTTTAGAACTTCTTCTAATGATTGATGCAGCAAAAAGAGCTTCTGCAAAGAGCATTACCGTTGTAATTCCTTACTTCGGGCTTGCCAGACAGGACAGAAAAGACAAACCAAGAGCGCCGATCGGTGCCAAGTTAGTTGCTAACCTTCTTACAGCAGCGGGAGCAACAAGAGTAATGACAATGGATCTTCATGCAGATCAGATTCAGGGATTCTTCGAAATTCCGGTAGATCATCTTTATGCTTCTACTATTTTCGTAGATTACATCAAATCTTTAAATCTTGATAATCTTACGATTGCTTCTCCGGATATGGGAGGGGCAAAAAGAGCAAAAAACTATGCCGGTCACTTAGGAGCAGAAGTAGTAATTGCTTATAAAGAAAGAAAAAAAGCAAACGTTGTAGAAGAGATGTTCCTTATTGGAGATGTTACAGGTAAGAACGTAATTCTTATTGATGACATGATTGATACTGCAGGAACGCTTTGCAAAGCAGCTGATATCCTGATTGAGAAAGGAGCAAAAACAGTAAGAGCTATGGCTACTCACGGAGTGCTTTCAGGAAAGGCTTACGAGAATATTGAGAACTCAAAAATATTGGAAGTTATTGTAACTGACTCAATTCCTGTTAAAAATAATTTGTCATCTAAAATAAAAGTGCTATCTTGCGCCCCATTATTTGCGGACGTTATGACAATGGTTCATGAGCACAAATCAATCAGTAGCAAGTTTGTTATTTAA
- a CDS encoding PSP1 domain-containing protein, producing MSCGCKTSGDSAHSCGPKKTANGCENVNTCGNSYKLSVFDWLSNINNPAPNRCDFVEVRFKNDRKSFYKNVNNIPLHIGSVITVESSPGHDVGVVSLTGELVKIQMKKKKFSEESALKIYRQANQKDLEVWQEARKKEDAVKLEARKIAQRLGLEMKVTDVEYQGDSSKITFYYTADNRIDFRQLIKDYAGAFRTKIDMKQIGFRQEAAKVGGIGSCGRELCCSTWLTDFRSVNTNVARYQQLSINPQKLAGQCGKLKCCLNYELDSYLDALSNFPSSSTTLETEKGKAFCIKIDVFKKKMWFAYVENSIAWYDFDIDLVKKLISKNKRGEKILPLEELKQPETSSQSIDLIQENNVDRFEKKNRNNRNRNNQNKQNNNQNQGQGQGQKKNRTERQEKPNRSEKPENPNANSGNQPRQPKPQQQQKAPVEKVRAESNPDTDKAQQGNPNKKKFKKKYPPKKDKNA from the coding sequence ATGAGTTGTGGATGCAAAACATCCGGCGATTCTGCACATTCTTGTGGTCCTAAAAAAACCGCAAATGGCTGTGAAAATGTAAATACCTGCGGGAATAGTTATAAATTAAGTGTTTTTGACTGGCTTTCTAACATCAACAATCCGGCACCAAACAGGTGTGATTTTGTAGAAGTTAGATTTAAAAATGACAGAAAATCGTTTTATAAGAATGTAAATAATATTCCTTTACATATAGGTAGCGTAATTACAGTAGAATCTAGTCCGGGACACGATGTAGGCGTAGTAAGCCTTACGGGAGAATTAGTAAAGATTCAGATGAAAAAGAAAAAATTTTCTGAAGAATCAGCACTTAAAATATACAGACAGGCCAACCAAAAGGATCTTGAGGTATGGCAGGAAGCAAGAAAAAAAGAGGACGCTGTAAAGCTCGAAGCAAGAAAAATTGCCCAGAGATTAGGTCTTGAAATGAAGGTAACTGATGTTGAATATCAGGGAGATTCTTCAAAAATAACGTTCTATTATACAGCTGATAACCGAATAGATTTCAGACAGCTGATTAAAGATTATGCCGGAGCTTTCAGAACCAAGATCGATATGAAACAAATCGGGTTCAGACAGGAAGCGGCTAAAGTAGGCGGAATTGGTTCCTGCGGACGTGAGCTTTGCTGTTCTACATGGCTTACAGACTTCAGATCTGTAAATACCAACGTGGCAAGATACCAACAGTTAAGCATTAACCCCCAGAAACTTGCAGGACAATGCGGTAAGCTTAAATGCTGCCTTAATTATGAGCTTGACAGCTACCTGGATGCATTAAGCAACTTCCCATCTTCTTCCACCACGCTGGAAACAGAAAAAGGAAAAGCCTTCTGTATTAAAATAGATGTCTTCAAAAAGAAAATGTGGTTTGCTTATGTAGAAAACTCCATTGCTTGGTATGATTTCGACATTGATCTTGTTAAAAAACTGATTTCAAAAAACAAAAGAGGAGAAAAAATACTTCCTCTGGAAGAATTGAAGCAGCCTGAAACATCCTCTCAAAGCATTGACCTGATCCAGGAAAACAATGTGGATCGCTTCGAGAAGAAAAACAGGAACAACAGAAACAGGAACAACCAGAATAAGCAGAATAATAATCAAAATCAGGGGCAAGGACAAGGGCAAAAGAAAAACAGAACTGAAAGACAGGAAAAACCTAACAGATCTGAAAAACCAGAAAACCCTAATGCCAATTCCGGAAACCAGCCAAGACAGCCAAAACCGCAACAGCAACAAAAAGCACCTGTGGAAAAGGTAAGAGCTGAAAGTAATCCTGATACAGATAAAGCTCAGCAAGGCAATCCGAACAAGAAAAAATTTAAAAAGAAATATCCTCCAAAAAAAGATAAAAATGCGTAA
- the hemC gene encoding hydroxymethylbilane synthase has product MKSIRIGTRNSALALWQAREVARHLQNNNYLTEIVPIVSSGDKNLNQPLYSLGITGVFTRDLDVALLNDEIDIAVHSLKDVPTLLPQNIEMVAYLERDYPQDILIRKESAKNKELHELKLATSSLRRRAFWLRHFPNTEFSDIRGNIQTRLQKLEDGDFDATILSLAGIKRMKMEIDYEMLPVMISAPSQGVIAVAGHSDKPEINEILKQINHQPTQICVEIERNFLSTLEGGCTAPIGAFAEIIEDQIRFTAALCSLDGKNCIALDENFEYNATENFGEKFAKVVLENGGKELMAEIKSQI; this is encoded by the coding sequence ATGAAAAGCATTAGAATCGGAACAAGAAATTCCGCACTTGCACTTTGGCAGGCTAGAGAGGTTGCGAGGCACCTTCAGAACAACAATTATTTAACGGAAATTGTTCCTATCGTTTCTTCTGGCGATAAGAACCTTAATCAGCCCTTATATTCACTGGGAATTACCGGGGTTTTCACAAGAGACCTTGATGTAGCCTTATTGAATGATGAGATTGATATTGCTGTTCACTCTTTAAAAGATGTCCCTACTCTGTTGCCTCAGAATATTGAGATGGTAGCTTACCTGGAAAGAGATTATCCTCAGGATATTCTGATCAGAAAAGAATCTGCAAAAAACAAAGAACTTCATGAACTGAAGCTTGCCACAAGCAGCCTGAGAAGAAGAGCTTTCTGGTTAAGACACTTCCCGAACACTGAATTTTCAGATATCCGTGGAAATATACAGACCCGTCTTCAAAAACTTGAAGATGGAGACTTTGATGCCACTATCCTATCGTTGGCCGGCATTAAAAGGATGAAAATGGAAATTGATTATGAAATGCTTCCGGTAATGATTTCTGCCCCATCCCAGGGTGTTATTGCCGTTGCAGGACATTCTGACAAGCCGGAGATCAATGAAATCCTGAAGCAGATCAACCACCAACCTACTCAGATCTGTGTAGAAATCGAAAGAAACTTCCTGAGCACTTTAGAGGGAGGATGTACAGCGCCTATCGGAGCTTTTGCAGAAATCATTGAGGATCAGATCCGCTTTACAGCAGCATTGTGCTCGCTGGATGGTAAAAACTGCATTGCTCTTGATGAGAACTTCGAATACAACGCTACAGAAAATTTTGGAGAGAAATTTGCAAAAGTAGTGCTTGAAAATGGCGGGAAAGAATTAATGGCAGAAATCAAAAGCCAGATCTAA
- the hemE gene encoding uroporphyrinogen decarboxylase produces the protein MIKNDLYLKALRGETVERPPVWMMRQAGRYLPEFIALRDQYDFFTRCQTPELAAEITLQPIRRFPLDAAILFSDILVVPQAMGIDFKMKESVGPWLDTPIRTMEQVQNIETPDVNDTLGYVFDAIELTLQKLDNEIPLIGFAGSPWTILCYCVEGKGSKAFDIAKSFCFQQPEAAHLLLQKITDTTIAYLKRKVEKGVSAVQIFDSWGGMLSPSDYQEFSWQYINQIVEALSPLTHVVVFGKGCWFALEDMTMSKASALGVDWTIKPEFARTLTNHTMTLQGNFDPARLHSTPETIKKMVNEMINRFGKDRYIANLGHGILPNVPVENAEAFIRAVVDWKPTL, from the coding sequence ATGATAAAAAACGACCTATATTTAAAAGCACTTCGCGGAGAAACCGTTGAAAGACCTCCTGTCTGGATGATGAGGCAGGCTGGAAGATATCTGCCGGAATTCATTGCTTTAAGAGACCAGTATGATTTCTTTACAAGATGCCAGACCCCTGAACTTGCTGCTGAAATTACACTACAGCCTATCCGCAGATTTCCTTTAGACGCAGCGATCCTGTTTTCTGATATTTTGGTAGTTCCTCAGGCTATGGGGATTGATTTCAAGATGAAAGAATCTGTTGGGCCTTGGTTGGATACCCCGATCAGAACAATGGAACAGGTTCAGAATATTGAAACTCCGGATGTGAATGATACTTTAGGATACGTTTTTGATGCTATTGAATTAACACTACAGAAATTAGACAATGAAATCCCACTGATCGGTTTTGCCGGTTCTCCGTGGACTATCCTTTGCTACTGTGTGGAAGGAAAAGGAAGTAAAGCTTTTGATATTGCTAAATCTTTCTGCTTCCAACAGCCTGAAGCTGCTCATTTATTACTTCAAAAGATTACTGATACTACAATTGCTTACCTTAAGAGAAAAGTAGAAAAAGGGGTTTCTGCAGTACAGATTTTTGATTCCTGGGGTGGAATGCTTTCACCTAGCGATTATCAGGAATTCTCATGGCAGTATATCAACCAGATCGTTGAAGCATTAAGCCCTCTTACCCATGTGGTCGTATTCGGAAAAGGATGCTGGTTTGCATTGGAAGACATGACCATGTCTAAAGCCTCTGCCCTTGGTGTTGACTGGACTATTAAGCCGGAATTCGCAAGGACATTAACTAACCATACGATGACTCTGCAAGGGAATTTTGATCCTGCAAGGCTGCACTCAACTCCTGAAACAATCAAAAAGATGGTGAATGAAATGATTAACCGTTTCGGAAAAGACAGATATATTGCCAATTTAGGACACGGAATCCTTCCTAATGTTCCTGTCGAAAATGCTGAGGCATTTATCAGAGCAGTTGTTGACTGGAAACCTACTCTTTAA
- a CDS encoding uroporphyrinogen-III synthase has product MKILFTKNIDQATISKELGEDISVDCVEVIKTKPILISPFDLKNYSLIFTSVNGVAAFFKNRFKPNENFTAKNYNKIYCVGEKTKKALRKHGFGTFKVLRNADALSRFIIGNCQHEKFLHFCGNLAINVLDKELPLQNIKYKKITIYNTEEINPLIPEKYHAAVFFSPSGVRSFAKQNSLKDMKLFSIGETTSGELRNYTHENIFTSEENTLSSVFELIRQEIVNQF; this is encoded by the coding sequence ATGAAAATCTTATTTACCAAAAATATAGACCAGGCAACAATATCCAAAGAATTAGGAGAGGATATTTCGGTGGACTGCGTTGAGGTAATTAAGACCAAACCTATTCTGATCAGTCCGTTTGATCTGAAAAACTATTCACTGATCTTTACCAGCGTAAATGGTGTTGCTGCTTTTTTCAAAAACAGATTTAAGCCTAATGAAAATTTCACGGCTAAAAACTACAACAAGATCTACTGCGTGGGTGAAAAAACGAAGAAAGCACTAAGAAAACATGGTTTTGGGACATTTAAAGTATTACGGAATGCTGATGCTCTTTCCCGATTTATAATAGGGAACTGCCAACATGAAAAGTTTCTCCACTTCTGTGGCAATCTTGCCATCAATGTCCTAGACAAGGAGCTTCCGCTTCAAAATATTAAATATAAAAAGATTACGATCTACAATACCGAGGAAATCAATCCTTTAATTCCTGAAAAATATCATGCTGCAGTATTTTTTAGTCCAAGCGGAGTTCGTAGTTTTGCAAAGCAAAATTCCCTGAAAGATATGAAGCTGTTTTCGATTGGAGAAACTACCTCAGGGGAATTGAGAAATTATACTCACGAGAATATTTTTACGTCTGAAGAAAATACGCTGAGCTCTGTTTTCGAGCTGATAAGACAGGAAATCGTGAACCAATTTTAG
- a CDS encoding OmpP1/FadL family transporter: MKKILVSTALLAGVLSYAGGFRVSLQGVKQLAMAHTSAHAEDASVAFFNPAGMSFIPSRLSVVAGGFGASNKVTFQNLNTLQSTETDNPLGTPVYAAITYKPIEKLSVGFSFSTPFGSTIKWPDNWEGKEMVQKMELKSYYFQPMVSVKLAPWLAFGASYIYARGKVDWDKAVTQFNGQVNINDEKASGHGYGFGFYFRPDPKLDVSIAYRSAIDMKAKNGTATFKFPTQTPYSLLKLNAAGQDGFSATLPLVEEYTIGLTYKVTPKWQVSADFNYHGWERYSRLVLDFDNAPLATNNPSDPTILVNPKNFKNSKTFRLGTQYAFTDMIYGRLGAYYDESPYSNENFIPETPSFDTYVITGGVGFKLKQFGVDIAGGYAMPQYRNVNNANLGFYGQAKARAFYFGLGLSYNPF; the protein is encoded by the coding sequence ATGAAAAAAATATTAGTATCAACTGCTTTATTGGCGGGCGTTTTATCTTACGCAGGAGGCTTCAGGGTTTCTCTGCAGGGGGTAAAGCAATTGGCAATGGCGCATACTAGTGCTCATGCCGAAGATGCAAGTGTTGCATTCTTCAACCCGGCAGGTATGTCATTTATTCCTTCCAGGCTGAGTGTAGTGGCAGGAGGGTTTGGTGCAAGTAATAAAGTTACTTTTCAAAACTTAAATACTTTGCAGAGTACAGAGACGGATAACCCTCTGGGAACTCCGGTCTATGCAGCAATTACTTATAAACCAATTGAAAAGCTATCTGTAGGTTTCAGTTTTTCAACACCTTTCGGAAGTACGATTAAATGGCCGGATAACTGGGAAGGTAAGGAGATGGTACAGAAAATGGAGCTGAAGAGTTATTATTTCCAGCCGATGGTCTCTGTAAAGCTGGCTCCCTGGTTAGCTTTTGGGGCGAGTTACATCTATGCAAGAGGAAAAGTAGACTGGGATAAAGCTGTAACCCAATTTAACGGACAGGTAAACATTAATGACGAAAAAGCAAGCGGACACGGATATGGATTTGGTTTCTATTTCAGACCTGATCCGAAATTGGATGTGAGTATTGCTTACCGCTCAGCAATTGATATGAAGGCTAAAAACGGAACGGCTACATTCAAGTTCCCGACTCAGACACCATATTCATTATTAAAATTAAATGCTGCAGGACAGGACGGGTTCTCGGCAACACTTCCATTAGTTGAAGAATATACAATTGGTTTAACATACAAAGTGACACCAAAATGGCAGGTTTCTGCTGATTTCAACTATCATGGATGGGAGAGATACAGCAGGCTCGTTCTGGATTTTGATAATGCGCCGCTTGCAACTAATAATCCATCAGATCCTACAATACTTGTTAATCCTAAGAACTTTAAAAACTCTAAAACTTTCAGATTAGGAACTCAGTATGCATTCACTGATATGATCTATGGACGTTTAGGTGCATATTATGATGAGTCTCCTTATTCTAATGAAAACTTCATACCGGAAACACCTTCTTTTGATACATATGTAATTACAGGTGGGGTAGGATTTAAACTGAAGCAGTTTGGAGTTGACATTGCAGGAGGATATGCAATGCCTCAGTATAGAAACGTAAATAATGCTAACCTTGGATTCTACGGACAAGCAAAAGCAAGAGCGTTCTATTTTGGTCTAGGTTTATCTTATAATCCTTTTTAA
- a CDS encoding 50S ribosomal protein L25/general stress protein Ctc — MKSITIQGTKRESVGKKSTKALRDAELVPCVVYGGEAPLNFSAEENAFKGLVYTPEAHTVSIEVDGQTIPAVLQDIQFHPITDKILHVDFYQLSDDKPVIMEVPVRITGRSKGVVAGGVLRQSFRKLKVKAIPANLPDEIVVDVTPLRIGNKLYIGGIKTEGYSFMHPDNAVVVAVKMSRNAMKGGAAAMDDEDEEEVATEEGAAPAEETAAE, encoded by the coding sequence ATGAAATCTATTACAATTCAAGGTACAAAAAGAGAAAGCGTGGGCAAAAAGTCTACAAAAGCTTTACGTGATGCTGAATTAGTTCCTTGTGTTGTTTATGGAGGTGAGGCACCTTTAAACTTCTCTGCTGAAGAGAACGCTTTCAAAGGATTAGTATACACTCCTGAAGCACACACGGTATCTATTGAAGTTGACGGACAAACAATTCCAGCTGTTCTTCAGGATATTCAGTTCCACCCAATTACAGACAAAATTCTTCACGTTGACTTCTACCAGTTATCTGACGATAAGCCAGTTATTATGGAAGTTCCAGTAAGAATTACAGGACGTTCTAAAGGTGTTGTTGCTGGTGGTGTTTTACGTCAGTCTTTCAGAAAGCTAAAAGTAAAAGCTATCCCTGCTAACCTACCTGACGAGATCGTTGTTGACGTTACTCCATTAAGAATCGGTAACAAACTTTACATCGGTGGTATCAAAACTGAAGGATATTCTTTCATGCACCCGGACAATGCAGTAGTAGTTGCTGTTAAGATGTCTAGAAATGCAATGAAAGGAGGTGCAGCTGCAATGGATGATGAAGATGAAGAAGAAGTTGCAACTGAAGAAGGAGCAGCTCCAGCAGAAGAAACTGCAGCAGAATAA
- a CDS encoding SGNH/GDSL hydrolase family protein yields MKKIIISTIAVSALLFTVTSCKTDFDTDVKDIQVSKGSADFSKYVALGNSLTSGYRDGALYIDGQNESYPSMIAQQMKLVGGGEFKQPLMGDNNGGLLLPLGGSATLQIQDTKLYIKGFVDGAPDIGPVNNNKAANLVTNFVKGPFNNMGVPGAKVAHLLAPKYGDVAGIATKTANPYFVRFASSPNVSVIDDFVSQNPTFFSLWIGNNDALLYALAGADSSIETLTPPAQFKTYYDLLISKIEATKAKGVIANIPSVTSIPSLTTIPTNPLTSAVLGKGNVAVGEATIDDLNKNVYGPLSQILTALGAGDRIKPLSKTAANPLLIKDESIPNLGPQITAAAAGSGNPTLVMLAAYLGATYGQARQAKAGDLVPLTTKAAIGTLETLPAGIPASLGARGIAYPFADKYILIPSEIKEINDAIDAYNVTIKAAATAKGYAFVDANAKLKQLAADSGISWDGVKYTAKFVSGGAFSLDGVHLTGRGYGVIANEFITAINATYNSSLPLVDPNKYSGVTLP; encoded by the coding sequence ATGAAAAAAATTATAATATCAACAATAGCAGTTTCTGCACTTCTTTTTACCGTAACAAGCTGTAAGACGGATTTTGATACGGATGTAAAAGATATACAGGTGTCAAAAGGAAGTGCTGATTTCTCAAAATATGTTGCTTTAGGAAATTCACTTACTTCGGGCTATAGAGATGGAGCGCTTTATATAGACGGACAAAATGAATCTTATCCATCTATGATTGCTCAGCAAATGAAACTTGTAGGTGGAGGAGAGTTTAAGCAGCCTTTAATGGGAGATAATAACGGAGGATTACTTCTTCCTCTGGGAGGCAGTGCTACACTTCAGATTCAAGATACAAAGCTTTATATAAAAGGTTTTGTTGATGGAGCTCCTGATATTGGTCCGGTTAATAATAATAAGGCCGCTAATTTAGTAACCAATTTTGTGAAAGGACCCTTCAATAATATGGGAGTTCCGGGAGCAAAGGTCGCTCATTTATTAGCACCGAAATATGGTGATGTTGCGGGAATCGCAACAAAAACGGCGAACCCTTATTTTGTAAGATTTGCTTCTTCACCTAATGTATCAGTAATTGATGATTTTGTTAGTCAAAATCCTACATTCTTCTCATTATGGATTGGAAATAATGATGCTTTATTGTATGCCTTGGCAGGTGCAGACAGTTCTATTGAAACTTTAACACCTCCTGCTCAGTTTAAAACATATTATGATCTGCTGATTTCCAAAATTGAAGCAACAAAAGCTAAGGGAGTTATTGCCAATATTCCAAGTGTAACTTCTATTCCTTCTTTAACAACAATTCCAACCAATCCTTTAACCTCTGCTGTTTTAGGAAAAGGAAACGTTGCCGTTGGAGAAGCAACAATCGATGACTTAAATAAGAATGTGTATGGGCCATTAAGCCAAATCTTAACAGCATTAGGTGCAGGAGACAGAATTAAACCTCTTTCTAAAACAGCAGCCAATCCATTGTTGATTAAAGATGAAAGTATTCCCAATTTAGGACCGCAAATCACTGCAGCTGCAGCTGGTTCCGGAAATCCAACTTTAGTGATGCTTGCTGCTTATCTTGGTGCTACTTATGGACAAGCAAGACAGGCCAAGGCAGGAGATCTTGTTCCTTTAACAACAAAAGCAGCCATTGGTACACTTGAGACCCTTCCTGCAGGTATTCCGGCATCACTTGGAGCCAGAGGGATAGCTTACCCATTTGCGGATAAGTATATTCTGATTCCGTCTGAAATTAAAGAAATTAATGATGCTATTGATGCTTACAACGTAACAATAAAGGCTGCAGCAACAGCAAAAGGATATGCTTTTGTGGATGCAAATGCTAAACTTAAACAATTGGCAGCAGACTCGGGAATTTCTTGGGATGGTGTAAAATATACAGCTAAATTTGTTTCAGGAGGAGCATTCTCTCTGGATGGGGTTCACTTAACAGGTAGAGGGTATGGTGTTATTGCCAACGAATTTATTACCGCAATTAATGCAACTTATAATTCGTCATTACCTCTTGTAGACCCTAATAAATACTCGGGAGTTACACTACCATAA